TAACAATAAAAACAGCCTTTTAAGAGCTTCAAACGCCTTATCATATTCAAGCTTATCCCTATAAAAGCTAAAAGCATAAAAGTAAAAATCTGGAACAGGCAACCCTTCTTTCAAAACTTTTTTTAAGTACTTCTCGTAACTAACTTCATCTCCCAAGTTTTTCAAAACGCTAAACAGATAGTTAAAAACATAAATGTAGAAAAATCCAAACTCCTCCTCTCTTCCCTTAACCAGCTCCAAAAATTCCTCACCAAACCTTTTAGCGTCTTCAAGGAACCTTTCATCTTCATATCCCAAAATAGTGCAGGTTTGAACCATGTAAAACAGCTTTATAAGGTAAGTCCTAGTTCCCTTTTCAATATTAGAAAGCTCTTCTTTCAAAAGCTGATAATTTCTTCTAGCCTTATCCAGTTGAACGTTCATATCTGCATAACCGTAGTGATTAACGAAAACCGGTATGCCCACCACCTCTCTAACATTAGGCGTTTCGTGAACTTTACCTATCCACCTTATAGAAGGGTCATTTCTGTGAATGAATATGTGAGAAGATATGGACTTTATATCCCCAGAAGCAGCAAAGTTTCTAACGCCTATAACAACCGCCTTAATGTTAGGAGGAAGCTGTTTCAGACAAACCAAAGCTTTCTTGTATTCTTCGTCTTCTAATTCAAAGTCAGCATCAAAGTGCCATATCCAGTCAATATCTTTTGAAACTTCCTCAATAGCCCTATTTCTGGCGTCGGCAAAACCGTTCCAGTTGTGAGCTACAACCTTACATCCATAAGATTTAGCTATATCTACAGTTCTGTCTTCTGAACCGGTATCAACAAGCACTATTTCGTCAAACCTACCCTTTAAAGAATCAAGGAGTCTCGGCAAGTTCTTTTCTTCATTTTTAGCTATTATGGCAGCCGCTACTTTCATTCAACTTCCTCTTCCAGAAAATCTCTGCAAACTCTCTTTTCCCTTCTTCGTACTTATTGGCTACCCTTAAAATCCTGTCCTTTACTTTTTCAAGCTCCTCTAATTCTTCTTTACTTAAAGAAAATCTAGACAGGTCAAAGAAAGGATTAATCAAAAGCAGCCTTTTAAGAGAAGCCAGAAATACCTTCCTATCCGCAGATTCAGAAGCAAAAACCTGCAACAACTTTTTATAGTAAACACCAAGTTTTTCCGAAACGCGTTCAGCCGCTTCTAGCCTATTTAGCCTTAAATACCTCTCAAACTTTGACGCCAACCTTTCGCAGCTATCAGAAATTCCCAACACATTAAGCAACTTCTCCAAAGACGAAAACTTCTCAAACCTCCAAAGGTAATAGGCAGCGTTAAAGTAATCTTGGTGAGCTAAAAGGTCAGAAGCAAAAAGTTCTTCAGGCTCGTTAGAAAAGTAATAAATGTCCTTTAAGCGAAACCTCTGAAGAAACCGCCTTTTAGCCAAAGACTCAAAAGAATAATCCATAAGTTCTACAAAAGTAGAAACGTTTCCATCGTGAATCCTGTAAACAAGTCCTTCATAATCAATGCCTTTAATGTCCTCATACGGGAGAATTCTAAACCAAAACTCATAATCCTGCGCTCTGTAAAACTCCTCATCGTATAAACCGTACTTATCGTAAACAGATTTCTTTATGCATACTCCGGGGTTAGGCAGAGGAGGAGAAGACATAAGGATCCTCACGCAGGCTTTTCTATTTTTAAAGTAGTCTATAATTTGAGACAGTTTCATTTCTTTTGAATTTTCGTACAAAATCCACAGCTTTAAAGGGTAGAAAACAGAAACAGAAGGAAACCGACTTATCGCAACAGCATAACTGCTTAAAAGGTCCGGCTTCATAACATCATCATCGTCAAGCCAAACAATCCAGTCTCCTTTTGCAAGGTTTACGCATTGATTTCTCGCGTAAGGTCTTCCTCTATTTTTTTCTCCCTTAAAGTAGCGAATTCTGGAGTCGTTAAATTTTTTTACTACTTCAGCAGTAGAATCGGTAGAACCGTCATCGTAAACGATAATCTCAAAATTATCAAAAGTTTGTGAAAGCACGCTTTCAAGAGCTTGTTTCAAGTAATGAGCACGATTATAAGTAGGTATGCAAACTGAAAAAAACGGAAGTTCCTTATTTCTAAAAGGTATCTTTTCAAGAATTAGCGTTCCTTTTTCTGTTTCCGGTTCCCAAGAGGAAAAGACCTGTAGCTCTTTTTTCCACATGTAAGCTACTTCTCTTTCATCTTCTCTTTTAGCATCGTCAAGAATAATCAAGAATTCCTCTGGCAGAAACTCCTTTAAGAGAGGAAGTATCGGATATCTAATATTTTTCCTAACAGGAGCGGGAGGACCATCCACAAATAAAACGTCAACTTTCCTTTTTTCTTCCTGCAGCCTTTTCTTAACTTCTTTCAGGTCGTAATACAGCCACTCTCGACCGTTTATCCAGTAGCTAATCAGCGGAGCGTAGAAAACCTCTGCAAAGCTACCCAAGCGGTGAAATTCAATCTCTTTTTTTGTCTGCTCGTAAAAATCGTAAGAGTGCTCAAGAGAAAAGACCTTCCCTTGAGGAAAAAACTTTTTCAGCAAGTAGCCAAGAACTACCGTTGAAACTCCGGAA
This region of Desulfurobacterium pacificum genomic DNA includes:
- a CDS encoding glycosyltransferase; this encodes MPELPDELFKQIESYVQLQKLLDFQLPLNFTRDWAASPDFLLVAVKGILKKKSSNSSLTIVEAGSGVSTVVLGYLLKKFFPQGKVFSLEHSYDFYEQTKKEIEFHRLGSFAEVFYAPLISYWINGREWLYYDLKEVKKRLQEEKRKVDVLFVDGPPAPVRKNIRYPILPLLKEFLPEEFLIILDDAKREDEREVAYMWKKELQVFSSWEPETEKGTLILEKIPFRNKELPFFSVCIPTYNRAHYLKQALESVLSQTFDNFEIIVYDDGSTDSTAEVVKKFNDSRIRYFKGEKNRGRPYARNQCVNLAKGDWIVWLDDDDVMKPDLLSSYAVAISRFPSVSVFYPLKLWILYENSKEMKLSQIIDYFKNRKACVRILMSSPPLPNPGVCIKKSVYDKYGLYDEEFYRAQDYEFWFRILPYEDIKGIDYEGLVYRIHDGNVSTFVELMDYSFESLAKRRFLQRFRLKDIYYFSNEPEELFASDLLAHQDYFNAAYYLWRFEKFSSLEKLLNVLGISDSCERLASKFERYLRLNRLEAAERVSEKLGVYYKKLLQVFASESADRKVFLASLKRLLLINPFFDLSRFSLSKEELEELEKVKDRILRVANKYEEGKREFAEIFWKRKLNESSGCHNS
- a CDS encoding glycosyltransferase family 2 protein; this translates as MKVAAAIIAKNEEKNLPRLLDSLKGRFDEIVLVDTGSEDRTVDIAKSYGCKVVAHNWNGFADARNRAIEEVSKDIDWIWHFDADFELEDEEYKKALVCLKQLPPNIKAVVIGVRNFAASGDIKSISSHIFIHRNDPSIRWIGKVHETPNVREVVGIPVFVNHYGYADMNVQLDKARRNYQLLKEELSNIEKGTRTYLIKLFYMVQTCTILGYEDERFLEDAKRFGEEFLELVKGREEEFGFFYIYVFNYLFSVLKNLGDEVSYEKYLKKVLKEGLPVPDFYFYAFSFYRDKLEYDKAFEALKRLFLLLDEVEVNPFSYGISFASDRFIEFKRVLFEDLRIFEDRGEELLKLWKKQKGKYLGLLVIKLVPFPKKGSLMKKLLRKFGEDSFVLSVCLKELEDRKSEEILVDVLKIYPEGYLKDFVRAKLLEVQGKVGEAVDFYYKALSAVGDPFIALHALSLIEKDENLRDKVKSFPSSSDNS